In Setaria italica strain Yugu1 chromosome I, Setaria_italica_v2.0, whole genome shotgun sequence, the genomic window TGTGCCGCATCAGGACCAATTCATATGTTTATTCCCAGTCTGCATACGATAGCCAGCAACAGATATGCTTGCCTTTAATTTGTGGCCTCCTATCTATTGAAGCTCTTTAGACCAAGGCAAATGCAAAGAATGTTCTGTGAATAGTTTGAAAAAACATACAGCAGATTTGACATAAACAATCATGCTTTTTCTTGGTGCACATAGAATATTTTCTGTTGTGCTTGGAAAATGAACTGCCTATACCTGTAAGTTAGCACTGATATGCTGCATGCCATTCTAATTATCCCAGCGAGGCATTGACATGTGGCTGCATTTACTCTAGGACAGTGCATTTCAGAATCACATTCCTGACTGCTATATTGTTTTCTGGTGtcacttgcaagttgcaaactGCATTGCAGTTTTATTTATCTTTGCCCTCATTGTACAGATTAATTCCTTTCTACCAAACTAATAGCTTGTTTGTCTCTTTTACTTTGCAGTTATTTTGTATGGTCCATGTGAATGGTGTTAGAGAAGTGATCGTTAGATGGTTGTGGCCAATTGGCCATGTTTCTTTTCCAGGTTGTGGAAAACCAAAGGATACAGAGCCTTAGTTTAAATTTCAAGTAGGGCCTGGCCAGTGGCTTCTGGAAGATATGCACTGCCTGCAATTGGGTATAAAGGAATTGAGTATTGGAGTCCCTTTATATGCTATCTGGGGTTGGTTACGACATTATCTCGAAATTGGCACTTTCCCTTTGTGAGCTGCGCTGAACTGGACCCATCAAGTTGCTGCGTGGAAGCCCTTTTGTTTTCAAGGTTCAGAGATTTGATCAAGGGTAGGTTGCAGATGTGATCTTGCTGAAACAAGAGATTTTACCAGAATATTCAGCAAGTAGAAGACATGCTGTGGTTTACGCTAGTTCAATCGGTCAATGATGTGGACTGTATAAATTCTTCATGACAACATCTGCTTGTGTTTGTTTTCTTCAAATCATGGACCCCAGGTGGTCAGAGTAGGTGTGAttgtgtttgtgtttgttttCTGTAATCCTTATCAATGAATGTAGGCAGGTTGCAGCCGTCTCcagtcgctgctgctgctccttaGTTCATTCATTGTAAACTTTAAACCAATAAGTTTTGTTCATATTGAATTTCCATTGAATACTGAGCTAAAATAATCACCTATGCTTTACGGCTATACAAGAGACCCAACTGAAGCATATTCTTCTGACATTTCTACGCATCTTTGAGAGATGGATGGCCATTTCACTTGAAAATGACCAACCATCGCTCTTCAGAAGTACAGACTTTCAGAGCCAAAAGCTGATAAGGTCTGTTGCTACCCTAAATTGTACTTGGGAGGTACATAATCTGCAAAATGCACTGCATTTTTGCATCGACTTGCAGCATCATGTCCACGTATGTATGATGTATATCTACAcaatcataaaaaaaaaatcaaaacttgTACATTGCGCCAACGTTCAGAACTCCCGTGGATCCACAAACAGGACTCCGGGCGGCGGTGACGTCGTCCAGtcatcctcgtcctcgtcgccggcggcattGCCGCCGGTAGCGGCGCCGAGCTTCTTGATGCACCAGACGTCCTCGTCGCAGGAGAACTTGGCCCAGTgcggcacgacggcggcggccgggtcctCGGGCCCGAGGTCGGCGGCCAGGACGGCGCACGCTGGGTTCTTGCGGGCGACGTTGTGAGCGTGGCGGCAGAGCGAGCGGAGGAGCGCCGGACCCTCCGGCCCGGACATGCGGAGGCCGTAGAGGAGGTAGGTGCCGAACGGCCGGAAGATGTCGGGCACGGAGGGCACCCGCAGCCACGGTGCGTGGCTGTCGAGGGCGCGCGCTGCCGCCAGCGACGCGCGGAGgagcgccggcgcgccgccgacgcggaggcggagggagcgCGTGGCGTCCCAGACGCTGACCAGCGCGAACGACGGCGGGCGCGCCGCATCctcggggccgccgccgcgctcgatGGCGAGGTAGGTGCCGAGGGTGAGCTTGTGGGCGAGCAGCGCGGGGAGGTCGGCGGGGAGGAACTCGGCGGCGTGGGGCGGGAGCAGCGCGGCgtaggcggcagcggcgagtgGCGGGGGCAGGCGGAGGACGCGGTGCGCGCGCGGGACACGCGCCCGGTGCCGGTGCACGGGGTGGCCGAGGAACACCGGCCGCCGGAAAGGCGCGTACGCGAAGCGGCCGGCGAAGAGAGCGAGCGACGCCGCGTTGGACTCGGTGGTGGCCATGGTGGCGTACGCCGCGCCGCGAGCTGCGCACCACGACTCGGCGCGCCGGACCAGCTCCGTCGCGATCCCGAGGCGCCTGCGAACGGAGACGAAGAAGAAAGAACCTGTCAGTCCACTGTCCCCACATGGTGGTTGCTCGCATTGCTCTCTCGCTCTCGCGCAATGCGTCAGCACCTGATGATTTCTAGTACACTAATACTAGTAATTAACTCGGGTTAGTTGTTTAATTAATCACCTGTGCGAGGGGGACACCCTGAGCCCAAGAAGGCATGCCACCTTGACGAACTGCTTTGATGAGCTGCTGAAGCTTTGCGTCGTCTTCTTCCCTCGGCTGACCATCCTGGTGCACGCCTTGATCACCCCGACGACCTCTTCTTCATCCCCGTACTCGGCGACCTGGACACAAGCACACTCCATGAGCATCGCTATCATGGACGCGCAAGGTCAAACTGAGGCGTCAATGGCGGCTGCTGGGTATAGTAAAATTACCAGCATGACGTGGTCCGGCGCATGGCGCACCCGGGCAAACGGGTCGCCGATCTGCTCGACGTAGAGCGACatgcctctcttcttcttcttgccgctcctcttcttcctctctgcgCCGCCGTCATGGTCGGCGGCAGGGTCGTCAGAGCTTTGGTCGCCGGACAGGCCAACCTGGCACCGGAGCTCGAGCTCCTCCACGGCGCGAAGGTCCCTCGCCACGTCGAACTCCCTCACTCTTATCATCGTCTTCTTCATTGGCTCTGCCTCGTCCATCATCACCCCCATGCCTCTCACTCTACCACTTCAATTTCTTGCTAGCTCTATGTGAATCCTCTATGCTTCTCTCTGTGAGGCTGTGACCAAGCAAGTGCAGCTACAAGCTTCTTGAAAGCTCTTGCTGAGTGCTTCTTCTTCTCACTTGGGAGGGAAGGAACGGGGCATTTATACACGTAGGCAgacagaggagagagagagagagtgtgtgtgtaGGAGGTTTGTGGGGGCCAGGGAGAAAACAATAGTAATCAACGGATGATACGCGAGGGgacatagaaaaaaaatggcgCCTTTTTATAATAGATTTGTGAGCTTGATTTGATCATTAGCAGGGATTAACAAGTGCAGTTGAATATGATGGCAAACCCAACATAAGCATGGCTTAGAATATGCCTCTGTGCTTATCTAATAATGTAGGACCGGCTCTTGCCATCTCTCTGCAGTTCCATGTCCCCTGACtccatctctttcttcttctctcctctATAGCTCTCCTTAACTACTCCTTAATTACAATTGTTAAACAATGGGGCCTAGTAATTAGGAGTCGTGACCAATTAGCTACATAGATATAGATGCAATGCTATTTTTACCAAAGGCATGCAAAGAGCTACATGGGTTATGCTGCCTAGCTGCTACACTGTGTTAAATAAAAGATAGTAGAAGAACACTACTGCCTTTAAACTAGTGAGATTCTACTGGGTGTGTACCTTTTGTTTTCTAAGTACGCTTACTAgctaattaagcttaattagcttCATGAATATTGATGAAGTGGTACAGATTAATTAGATATAGGTGGGACATAGGCCAAAACCTAGCAATTCCAGCTAGGGCATCAAATGTATATTATATTCTAGGCAAAAGCATTTATATGGAATTCTGGATAGGTACTCAATCAGGATATAATCTTATGGAATATGATCATATACACTACAAGAGTTCTCATCTTTTCCTACAGTTTTTTACAAGTGACCTACAATATAAGTACCAAATAGT contains:
- the LOC101782471 gene encoding probable N-acetyltransferase HLS1, which produces MGVMMDEAEPMKKTMIRVREFDVARDLRAVEELELRCQVGLSGDQSSDDPAADHDGGAERKKRSGKKKKRGMSLYVEQIGDPFARVRHAPDHVMLVAEYGDEEEVVGVIKACTRMVSRGKKTTQSFSSSSKQFVKVACLLGLRVSPSHRRLGIATELVRRAESWCAARGAAYATMATTESNAASLALFAGRFAYAPFRRPVFLGHPVHRHRARVPRAHRVLRLPPPLAAAAYAALLPPHAAEFLPADLPALLAHKLTLGTYLAIERGGGPEDAARPPSFALVSVWDATRSLRLRVGGAPALLRASLAAARALDSHAPWLRVPSVPDIFRPFGTYLLYGLRMSGPEGPALLRSLCRHAHNVARKNPACAVLAADLGPEDPAAAVVPHWAKFSCDEDVWCIKKLGAATGGNAAGDEDEDDWTTSPPPGVLFVDPREF